A genomic segment from [Flavobacterium] thermophilum encodes:
- the ybbW_1 gene encoding Allantoin transport protein — protein sequence MKTQIEHNGIVVLTEEAAQEVSGSPLWNDDLRPTTRQEHSWKGINFATLWIGMCLCIPSYTMASGMIALGMNWWQAVGTIFLGNVIVLIPILLNSHAGTKFGIPYPVFARLWFGDKGAHIPTLARALVAAGWFGINTWIGTKAIDTLLMASFSSWGNLPGHTAIVFALFWILNISIAYRGPEGIKKLSAVAAPVVGISSIILLIWAFTNAGGWGPILETPSKFETTGEFLKVFFPSLTGVIGFWATLALNIPDFCRYAQSQKSQMVAQSLSLPITMTVFSFIGIAVTSATIVIFGQAIWDPVQLLAKFPPFVILLGTIIIVISSVTINVGANVVAPARAIENLYPKRITFGIGAIITGLFAILLQPWYIMSNFGNYIFGWLGTYAALLGPIDGIAIADYWLVRRRQLHLKELYKPNGRYNYANGFNKNGVYALIVGVVIPVLGLFIPPLRFLWDNAWTFGLFIAIGVYTYLMKNDQSILKEGEYEQITLFDSKHNSPTEIAK from the coding sequence ATGAAAACACAAATTGAACACAATGGGATTGTGGTCTTGACGGAGGAAGCCGCACAAGAAGTCAGTGGAAGTCCTTTATGGAATGATGACTTGCGTCCGACAACAAGGCAAGAACATTCATGGAAAGGAATCAATTTTGCTACATTGTGGATTGGAATGTGTTTATGCATTCCTTCATACACCATGGCCAGCGGCATGATTGCTTTAGGAATGAACTGGTGGCAAGCTGTTGGTACCATTTTTCTGGGGAACGTGATCGTCCTTATTCCGATTTTATTAAACTCTCATGCAGGAACAAAATTCGGGATTCCTTATCCTGTGTTTGCCCGGCTTTGGTTTGGAGATAAAGGCGCCCATATTCCCACTTTAGCCCGGGCCCTTGTAGCAGCCGGATGGTTTGGAATCAATACGTGGATCGGAACAAAAGCCATTGACACATTACTCATGGCATCATTCTCTTCGTGGGGGAATTTACCGGGACATACAGCCATCGTATTTGCATTATTTTGGATCTTAAATATCAGCATTGCTTATAGAGGCCCAGAAGGCATCAAAAAGCTAAGCGCAGTGGCTGCACCTGTTGTCGGGATTTCTTCCATCATTTTGCTCATTTGGGCATTTACGAACGCCGGAGGATGGGGACCGATTTTAGAGACTCCTTCTAAGTTCGAAACAACCGGTGAATTTTTGAAAGTCTTTTTCCCTTCTTTAACTGGCGTCATCGGCTTTTGGGCCACATTGGCATTAAACATCCCTGATTTTTGCCGATACGCACAGAGTCAGAAATCACAAATGGTTGCCCAAAGTTTATCCTTGCCTATTACAATGACTGTTTTTTCATTTATCGGAATTGCCGTAACCTCAGCAACCATTGTGATTTTTGGTCAAGCCATTTGGGATCCCGTGCAGCTGTTAGCTAAATTTCCCCCATTTGTCATTCTATTAGGGACTATTATTATTGTCATCTCTTCTGTAACTATTAATGTGGGTGCCAACGTGGTTGCCCCTGCCCGAGCGATCGAAAATTTATATCCGAAGCGAATTACATTTGGAATTGGCGCGATTATCACAGGACTATTCGCTATTTTATTGCAGCCATGGTATATTATGTCCAACTTTGGGAATTATATATTCGGCTGGCTTGGCACATACGCCGCTTTGCTTGGACCCATTGACGGCATTGCTATTGCGGACTATTGGCTCGTTCGCCGAAGACAGTTGCACTTAAAAGAACTGTACAAACCGAATGGCCGTTACAATTATGCAAATGGGTTTAACAAAAACGGAGTGTACGCACTGATTGTGGGAGTCGTTATTCCTGTACTTGGTTTATTCATACCGCCACTTCGTTTTCTTTGGGACAACGCGTGGACATTTGGATTGTTCATTGCAATTGGTGTCTACACCTACTTAATGAAAAACGACCAAAGCATATTAAAGGAAGGCGAGTATGAACAAATCACCCTTTTCGATTCAAAACATAACAGTCCGACAGAAATCGCAAAATAA
- a CDS encoding N-carbamoyl-D-amino acid hydrolase, which produces MADQVTIGLIQASHNVHGDEPVEVHKEKAIEKHVKLVKEAKDRGAQIICLQEIFYGPYFCAEQNTKWYEAAEEIPNGPTTKMFQEIAKQLGVVIVLPIYEREGIATYYNTAAVIDADGTYLGKYRKQHIPHVGVGNEGCGFWEKFYFKPGNLGYSVFDTAFAKIGVYICYDRHFPEGARILGLKGAEIVFNPSATVAGLSEYLWKLEQPAHAVANGYYVAAINRVGYEAPWNMGEFYGQSYLVDPRGNFVAMGSRDQDEVVIGVMNKKMIREVRDIWQFYRDRRPETYSEMTALLP; this is translated from the coding sequence ATGGCTGATCAAGTGACCATTGGTTTGATCCAAGCTTCTCATAATGTGCATGGGGACGAGCCGGTCGAGGTTCATAAGGAAAAGGCGATTGAAAAGCACGTCAAGCTTGTCAAGGAGGCAAAAGATCGGGGAGCACAAATCATCTGTTTGCAAGAGATTTTCTATGGCCCGTATTTCTGCGCCGAGCAAAATACAAAATGGTATGAGGCGGCGGAAGAAATTCCAAATGGTCCGACGACCAAAATGTTTCAGGAAATAGCAAAACAGCTGGGGGTAGTGATCGTTCTACCGATTTATGAAAGGGAAGGAATTGCTACTTACTATAATACGGCAGCTGTCATTGATGCCGATGGAACCTACTTAGGAAAGTATCGCAAACAGCATATTCCGCATGTCGGGGTAGGAAACGAGGGCTGTGGATTTTGGGAAAAATTTTATTTTAAGCCTGGAAATTTAGGCTATTCGGTATTTGATACCGCATTTGCCAAGATCGGCGTTTATATTTGTTATGACCGTCATTTCCCAGAGGGAGCGCGAATTTTAGGACTAAAAGGCGCTGAAATTGTGTTCAATCCATCCGCTACGGTAGCAGGTCTCTCCGAATATTTATGGAAACTGGAACAACCGGCTCATGCCGTTGCCAATGGCTATTACGTGGCTGCCATCAATCGGGTTGGATATGAAGCACCGTGGAACATGGGAGAGTTTTACGGGCAGTCTTACTTGGTTGATCCTAGAGGGAACTTTGTGGCCATGGGCAGCCGTGATCAAGATGAAGTGGTGATTGGCGTTATGAATAAGAAGATGATTCGGGAAGTGCGCGATATTTGGCAATTTTACCGTGATCGTCGTCCGGAAACCTATAGTGAAATGACGGCTTTACTTCCATAG
- the gltD_1 gene encoding Glutamate synthase [NADPH] small chain, producing the protein MTLFPFFKNDAWRGMEMEQSRLEKNFEEVEPGLTDREAMEEANRCLYCYDAPCIRACPTGIDIPAFIKKIASGNVKGSAKTIMLSNPVGASCARVCPTEELCEGACVLNHSTKPIMIGKLQRYATDWAIRNKEVLFQAGRKNGKTVAVVGGGPAGLSSARELARLGYEVTIFEAENQAGGLNTYGIVSFRLPQNISLWEVNQIKSLGVQIRTNTRVGKDIEVNELLENYDAVVLAVGMGKVPKLGIPGEDLDGVYDAIELIKETKTKPLTDRLVGKRVVVIGAGNTAIDAATCSVRLGAENVKILYRRTKEEMTAYEFEYEFAKQDGVEFRWLTAPKRIIGDSKGKVTHVECVRMELGEPDADGRRRPLPVEGSEFIMPVDVVIKAIGQERHIELIEAFGLEHDHGVVKVNPETYQTSNLKVFACGDVIFERGKGEAMVVVAAQQGKEAAYGIHRYLTKAVSETA; encoded by the coding sequence ATGACTCTATTCCCTTTCTTTAAAAATGACGCGTGGAGGGGGATGGAGATGGAGCAATCACGTTTGGAAAAGAACTTTGAAGAAGTAGAGCCTGGCTTGACAGATCGAGAAGCAATGGAAGAAGCGAATCGATGTTTGTACTGTTATGACGCTCCTTGTATTCGAGCTTGTCCGACAGGGATTGATATCCCCGCTTTTATCAAAAAAATTGCTTCTGGGAATGTAAAAGGGTCAGCGAAAACGATTATGTTGTCAAACCCGGTTGGCGCCAGTTGTGCAAGAGTGTGTCCGACAGAGGAATTATGTGAAGGGGCTTGTGTTTTAAATCATTCTACAAAACCCATTATGATTGGAAAATTGCAGCGATATGCGACCGATTGGGCGATCCGAAATAAAGAAGTATTATTCCAAGCGGGACGAAAAAATGGAAAAACAGTGGCGGTTGTCGGCGGCGGCCCTGCTGGATTATCATCGGCCAGAGAACTAGCTCGTCTTGGGTATGAAGTGACCATTTTTGAAGCGGAGAACCAAGCAGGCGGGCTAAACACGTATGGCATTGTTTCTTTCCGCCTCCCTCAAAATATCTCGTTGTGGGAAGTCAATCAAATCAAAAGCTTAGGCGTGCAAATCCGCACGAATACAAGGGTTGGTAAGGATATTGAAGTAAACGAGCTCCTAGAAAATTATGATGCTGTTGTTTTAGCTGTTGGCATGGGGAAAGTGCCAAAGTTAGGAATCCCGGGAGAAGATTTGGACGGAGTATATGATGCCATTGAGTTGATTAAAGAGACGAAAACAAAACCGTTGACTGATCGGCTGGTGGGGAAAAGGGTAGTTGTGATAGGTGCGGGAAATACCGCGATTGATGCAGCTACCTGTTCGGTGCGTCTAGGAGCGGAAAATGTAAAAATTTTATATCGCCGGACGAAAGAAGAAATGACAGCTTATGAATTTGAGTATGAGTTTGCCAAACAGGATGGTGTCGAATTTCGCTGGCTAACAGCACCCAAAAGGATTATTGGCGACAGTAAGGGCAAGGTTACTCATGTTGAATGCGTTCGGATGGAATTGGGAGAACCAGACGCTGATGGCCGCCGCCGCCCTCTTCCGGTTGAGGGATCGGAATTTATTATGCCGGTTGATGTTGTCATTAAAGCCATTGGGCAAGAGCGCCATATCGAATTGATTGAAGCTTTTGGATTAGAGCATGATCATGGCGTAGTCAAGGTGAATCCTGAAACTTATCAAACGTCGAATCTGAAGGTGTTTGCTTGTGGGGATGTGATTTTTGAAAGAGGAAAAGGCGAAGCGATGGTGGTGGTGGCAGCGCAGCAAGGGAAGGAAGCAGCTTACGGGATTCATCGATATTTGACAAAGGCAGTAAGCGAAACGGCCTAA
- the preA gene encoding NAD-dependent dihydropyrimidine dehydrogenase subunit PreA, which produces MADLSINLAGIKSPNPFWLASAPPTNSGYQVQRAFEAGWGGAVWKTLGEPILNVSSRFAAISFNGQRVMGFNNIELITDRPLEENLKEIYETKKRFPDRAVVASLMVEPKREKWHEIVKRVEDVGVDGLELNFGCPHGMAERGMGSASGQVPELVERQTYWVKEVARTPVIVKLTPNITDITATAEAAAQGGADAISLINTINSLMGVDLDTWNTIPHVAGKGAHGGYCGPAVKPIALNMVAECARHPRIRIPISGIGGISNWRDAVEFMLMGATGVQVCTAVMHHGFRIIEDMIEGLNHYLDEKGIASVMDIVGKSVSKYSDWGDLDLNYKVVARIHRERCIQCNKCYISCEDASHQCIERLVDENGKEYLKVREEDCVGCNLCSIVCPVDGAIEMVEVPSEHPPMTWNERQAALGRLSGCSVDIKSL; this is translated from the coding sequence ATGGCTGATTTAAGCATTAACTTAGCGGGAATCAAGTCCCCCAATCCATTTTGGCTCGCTTCCGCCCCTCCCACCAATTCGGGGTATCAAGTGCAAAGGGCATTTGAGGCGGGTTGGGGAGGAGCGGTATGGAAAACATTAGGGGAACCTATTTTGAATGTATCGTCCCGATTTGCGGCAATCAGTTTTAACGGACAGCGAGTCATGGGCTTTAACAATATTGAATTAATCACGGATCGTCCTCTTGAGGAAAATTTAAAGGAAATTTATGAGACGAAAAAACGTTTTCCTGACCGGGCTGTCGTTGCTTCTTTGATGGTCGAGCCCAAGCGCGAAAAATGGCATGAGATTGTGAAGCGAGTAGAAGATGTGGGCGTGGATGGGTTGGAACTCAATTTTGGCTGTCCGCATGGAATGGCGGAACGGGGGATGGGATCGGCATCAGGTCAAGTGCCAGAATTGGTCGAACGACAAACATATTGGGTCAAAGAGGTGGCACGCACCCCTGTCATTGTTAAATTAACTCCTAATATTACCGATATTACGGCGACCGCTGAAGCGGCTGCCCAAGGCGGGGCAGATGCCATCAGTTTGATCAACACAATCAATAGTCTCATGGGGGTGGACTTAGATACGTGGAATACGATTCCACATGTAGCAGGAAAGGGGGCGCACGGGGGATACTGCGGTCCAGCAGTAAAACCCATTGCTTTAAATATGGTGGCCGAATGCGCGCGACACCCGCGTATCCGCATTCCGATTTCGGGAATTGGCGGGATCTCCAATTGGAGAGATGCCGTTGAGTTTATGTTAATGGGAGCGACAGGAGTTCAAGTGTGCACGGCGGTTATGCACCATGGGTTTCGGATTATCGAGGATATGATTGAAGGGTTGAATCACTATCTTGATGAAAAAGGAATTGCTTCCGTAATGGATATTGTAGGGAAATCAGTGTCAAAGTATTCTGATTGGGGAGATTTGGACCTCAATTATAAGGTTGTGGCGCGAATTCATCGTGAGCGCTGTATTCAGTGCAATAAGTGCTACATTTCTTGTGAAGATGCTTCCCATCAATGCATTGAGCGTCTCGTAGACGAAAACGGAAAAGAATATTTAAAAGTGCGCGAAGAAGATTGTGTAGGATGCAATTTATGTTCCATCGTCTGTCCGGTTGACGGAGCGATTGAGATGGTCGAAGTGCCAAGCGAACATCCCCCGATGACATGGAATGAACGGCAAGCGGCCCTTGGCCGGCTAAGCGGTTGCAGTGTGGATATCAAATCATTATAA
- a CDS encoding D-hydantoinase, with the protein MMTKLIKNGTIVTATDIYEADLLIQDGKIAVIGRNLDESGAEVIDATGCYVFPGGIDPHTHLDMPFGGTVTKDDFESGTIAAAFGGTTTIIDFCLTNKGEPLKKAIETWHNKATGKAVIDYGFHLMISEITDDVLEELPKVIEEEGITSFKVFMAYKDVFQADDGTLYRTLVAAKELGALVMVHAENGDVIDYLTKKALEDGHTDPIYHALTRPPELEGEATGRACQLTELAGSQLYVVHVSCAQAVEKIAEARNKGLNVWGETCPQYLVLDQSYLEKPNFEGAKYVWSPPLREKWHQEVLWNALKNGQLQTLGSDQCSFDFKGQKELGRGDFTKIPNGGPIIEDRVSILFSEGVKKGRITLNQFVDIVSTRIAKLFGLFPKKGTIAVGADADLVIFDPTVERVISAETHHMAVDYNPFEGMKVTGEPVSVLCRGEFVVRDKQFVGKPGYGQYVKRAKYGALMADQDVVKMS; encoded by the coding sequence ATGATGACAAAATTGATAAAAAATGGAACAATTGTCACCGCTACAGATATATATGAAGCCGATCTCCTCATTCAAGATGGGAAAATTGCAGTAATCGGGAGAAATTTAGATGAGAGCGGAGCGGAAGTGATTGATGCCACAGGTTGTTATGTGTTTCCAGGAGGCATTGATCCGCACACCCATTTAGATATGCCGTTTGGCGGCACTGTGACAAAAGACGACTTTGAGTCGGGGACGATTGCCGCCGCATTTGGCGGGACGACGACCATTATTGATTTTTGCTTAACGAATAAAGGTGAGCCCCTGAAAAAAGCGATTGAAACTTGGCATAACAAAGCGACGGGGAAAGCGGTGATCGATTACGGGTTCCATTTGATGATCAGTGAAATAACGGACGATGTGCTTGAAGAGCTTCCAAAAGTGATCGAAGAAGAAGGAATTACCTCCTTTAAAGTATTTATGGCGTATAAAGATGTGTTTCAAGCTGATGATGGAACCTTGTATCGGACGCTAGTCGCGGCAAAAGAACTCGGAGCGCTTGTCATGGTGCATGCCGAGAATGGAGACGTGATTGACTATTTAACGAAAAAAGCCTTGGAGGACGGGCATACTGATCCGATTTATCATGCATTAACGAGACCTCCAGAGCTAGAAGGAGAAGCGACGGGGCGCGCCTGTCAATTGACAGAACTCGCTGGTTCGCAATTGTACGTCGTTCATGTATCGTGTGCTCAAGCGGTAGAGAAAATTGCTGAAGCGCGCAATAAGGGGTTGAATGTATGGGGCGAAACTTGTCCCCAGTATCTGGTGCTCGATCAGTCCTATTTAGAAAAGCCGAATTTTGAAGGTGCTAAATATGTATGGTCACCGCCGCTTCGTGAGAAATGGCATCAAGAAGTGCTATGGAATGCCTTGAAAAACGGCCAGCTGCAAACGCTCGGATCTGACCAATGCTCATTTGATTTTAAAGGCCAAAAAGAATTAGGAAGGGGAGATTTTACCAAAATCCCAAATGGTGGTCCTATTATTGAGGATCGGGTGAGTATTCTTTTCAGTGAAGGAGTGAAAAAAGGGAGAATTACACTCAACCAGTTTGTTGATATTGTATCAACAAGAATCGCCAAATTGTTTGGTCTATTCCCGAAGAAAGGAACCATTGCCGTCGGTGCGGATGCGGATTTAGTCATTTTTGATCCAACGGTTGAACGGGTGATTTCAGCCGAAACACACCATATGGCTGTGGATTATAATCCGTTTGAAGGGATGAAAGTAACAGGGGAACCTGTGTCGGTTTTATGTAGAGGAGAATTTGTGGTACGTGATAAACAATTTGTCGGGAAACCGGGGTACGGCCAATATGTTAAACGCGCGAAATATGGGGCGCTAATGGCCGACCAAGATGTGGTGAAAATGTCCTAA
- a CDS encoding carbohydrate diacid transcriptional activator CdaR: MKTPTLTVSDILKRKHFEHVEVVAGHNGLNRTVKWVHVVEVAKIHHLLNGKELILSTGVGWKENKELFRSFVEQLINCDASGLCIEIGMHTPSVPQEVIDLANVHHFPIILFLKEVPFVEITQDIHTYLINQHYEIISGLESYSQQLNKKLLSMDHYSEILKLLHHYSGHQVVFKINGREVEIFPKYSKTFKEEQLIVDDNAASKKRVATKPIQFLGNEYAELSIVSTGKEISEFDLLILDRTATALAQHLLRDLYVDEKKRVEENEWLKSWLEGEHPIENVFSYLAEYGAEPNPKGGTVLVVRFKSSMKQCSNLDMIYFKMLCRTIFEQQGFSTFPVDFHSSIVFIMINNREMKTWKSRMKIGLNSLLESDYIQKKKLPQFVVGVGKFIENVSHMDKSYRTALETIKIQHHLGGRANSCFYEDLHIYRIISLIHKYNDLYEVVMEYLEPVLQYDEKYNGNLLETLKVYLACNGSKKETAQRLFVVRQTLYHRIQKLESLLGEDFMNPEKRLAIEFMIKAYEYLHSQSMENKYVQHDRLRRL, translated from the coding sequence ATGAAGACTCCTACATTAACGGTTTCTGATATTCTAAAGCGGAAACATTTTGAACATGTTGAAGTGGTTGCAGGGCATAATGGGCTCAACCGCACTGTAAAATGGGTGCATGTTGTCGAAGTTGCGAAAATCCATCATCTGTTAAACGGAAAAGAGCTGATTTTATCTACTGGGGTAGGATGGAAGGAAAATAAGGAACTGTTTCGATCGTTTGTAGAACAGCTTATCAACTGTGACGCTTCGGGATTATGTATTGAAATCGGTATGCATACTCCTTCTGTTCCGCAAGAAGTAATCGATTTAGCGAATGTGCATCACTTTCCGATCATTCTCTTTCTTAAAGAAGTGCCTTTCGTTGAGATCACCCAAGACATCCACACTTATTTAATTAACCAACACTATGAAATCATCTCCGGACTAGAATCATATTCACAGCAATTAAACAAAAAATTACTTTCAATGGATCATTATAGTGAAATTTTAAAACTATTGCACCACTATTCGGGACATCAAGTAGTTTTTAAAATAAACGGCAGAGAGGTGGAGATATTTCCTAAATACAGCAAAACATTTAAGGAAGAACAGTTGATAGTTGACGACAACGCAGCTTCCAAGAAAAGAGTGGCCACCAAACCGATCCAATTTCTCGGGAATGAATATGCCGAGCTATCCATTGTGTCAACCGGAAAGGAAATCAGCGAATTTGATCTGCTGATTTTGGATCGTACGGCAACTGCGCTGGCACAGCATCTGCTTCGTGATTTGTATGTCGATGAAAAAAAGAGAGTAGAAGAAAATGAGTGGTTGAAAAGCTGGCTAGAGGGAGAGCATCCCATTGAAAATGTGTTTAGTTATTTGGCTGAGTATGGGGCAGAGCCAAATCCAAAAGGAGGGACAGTGCTTGTTGTCCGTTTTAAATCTTCAATGAAGCAATGCTCGAATTTAGACATGATTTATTTTAAAATGCTATGCCGGACGATTTTTGAACAACAAGGTTTTTCGACATTTCCTGTCGATTTTCACAGCAGCATCGTATTTATTATGATCAATAACAGGGAAATGAAAACATGGAAAAGTCGAATGAAAATAGGACTGAATTCTTTGCTTGAATCGGATTATATTCAAAAGAAGAAATTACCTCAATTTGTTGTCGGGGTCGGAAAATTTATCGAAAATGTTTCTCATATGGACAAAAGTTATCGGACGGCTTTAGAGACGATCAAAATTCAACATCATCTTGGCGGCAGAGCCAATAGCTGTTTTTATGAGGATTTGCATATCTATCGAATTATTTCCCTTATTCATAAATACAATGATTTGTATGAAGTTGTCATGGAATACTTAGAGCCTGTTCTTCAATACGATGAAAAATATAATGGAAACTTGTTGGAAACGTTAAAGGTATATTTGGCGTGTAACGGTTCAAAAAAAGAAACCGCACAAAGACTATTTGTCGTTAGGCAAACGCTGTATCATCGAATCCAAAAACTAGAGTCGCTTTTGGGAGAGGATTTTATGAATCCGGAAAAACGGCTCGCTATTGAGTTTATGATCAAGGCATATGAATATTTACACTCGCAAAGTATGGAAAACAAATATGTGCAGCATGATCGGTTGCGAAGATTGTAA